A single Saccharolobus shibatae B12 DNA region contains:
- the hxlB gene encoding 6-phospho-3-hexuloisomerase, whose protein sequence is MSSSLDDYPLSLKTMYDIAEFILRAAKAIKPEQTSKMISELENFYKNNRNGKVLVMGAGRSGLVGRAFAMRLLHLGFNSYVLGETIVPAIGKNDIVVAISGSGRTKLILTAAEAAKEAGAKLISITSYFDSPLAKISDVVIEIPGRTKYSKNEDYFARQILGITEPLAPLGTLFEDTTQIFLDGIVAELMIRLKKTEEDLRLVHANIEL, encoded by the coding sequence TTGTCATCTTCTCTCGACGATTATCCTCTTTCTTTAAAGACAATGTATGATATAGCTGAATTTATACTTAGGGCGGCCAAAGCAATAAAACCAGAACAAACAAGTAAAATGATAAGTGAATTAGAAAATTTCTATAAAAATAACCGCAATGGAAAAGTATTAGTAATGGGAGCAGGTAGAAGTGGATTAGTAGGAAGAGCTTTTGCTATGAGATTACTTCATTTAGGTTTTAACTCCTATGTTTTAGGGGAAACTATCGTACCCGCTATTGGGAAGAACGATATAGTAGTTGCTATTTCCGGCTCTGGTAGAACCAAATTAATATTGACAGCCGCAGAGGCGGCGAAAGAAGCTGGAGCTAAATTGATATCGATAACAAGTTACTTCGATAGTCCCCTAGCAAAAATATCCGATGTAGTAATTGAAATCCCGGGTAGAACAAAGTATTCGAAAAATGAAGACTACTTCGCGAGACAAATTCTTGGAATAACTGAACCGTTAGCACCATTAGGTACATTATTTGAAGATACAACACAAATATTCTTAGATGGAATTGTAGCTGAGCTAATGATAAGGTTAAAGAAAACTGAAGAAGATTTAAGGTTAGTTCACGCTAATATTGAACTATAG
- a CDS encoding NAD-dependent epimerase/dehydratase family protein — protein sequence MYIVTGGAGYIGGHLVDYLVSKNLEVIVIDDLSYGRYRNEKAKFIMFDLRQGNIVEFTEKLEKNPIIYHLAANPDVRTSMINVEEHFERDVKVTLNVMELARRIDAEKVIFASSSTVYGETNKIPTPESEDLKPISNYGLFKLLCENVVKYYAEQYGIKSISARLANITGGRVSHGVVVDFVKKLRDNPNLLEILGNGKQRKSYLYINDLIEAFMMLEEKVNKIYDVFNIGNTDWITVDEIAKIVIDEMRLSPRIIYKDLTAEGRGWPGDVRIMLLDISKISKEIGWSPKMGSREVIRQAVRDLLYGYRSVY from the coding sequence ATGTATATAGTTACTGGCGGTGCTGGATACATTGGTGGACATCTGGTAGATTATTTAGTTTCAAAAAATTTAGAAGTAATAGTTATTGATGATTTGTCCTATGGTAGATACAGAAACGAGAAGGCTAAATTTATAATGTTTGACTTACGTCAAGGCAATATAGTAGAGTTTACAGAGAAGTTAGAAAAAAATCCAATAATTTATCATCTAGCTGCAAATCCCGACGTAAGAACATCAATGATAAATGTGGAGGAACATTTCGAAAGGGATGTCAAAGTTACGTTAAATGTAATGGAGTTAGCAAGAAGAATAGATGCAGAAAAAGTAATCTTTGCTTCTTCATCTACCGTGTATGGTGAGACAAATAAAATTCCAACTCCAGAATCAGAAGACCTTAAACCGATTTCTAATTACGGATTATTTAAACTATTGTGTGAGAATGTTGTAAAGTATTACGCAGAACAATATGGCATAAAAAGCATAAGCGCAAGGCTGGCAAACATAACTGGAGGTAGGGTAAGTCATGGAGTAGTAGTTGATTTTGTCAAAAAACTCAGAGATAATCCAAACTTATTAGAAATCTTAGGAAATGGAAAACAAAGAAAAAGTTATCTGTATATTAATGATTTAATAGAGGCGTTTATGATGTTAGAGGAAAAAGTAAACAAAATTTATGATGTTTTTAACATAGGTAATACCGACTGGATCACCGTAGACGAGATTGCTAAAATCGTTATAGATGAAATGAGATTAAGCCCCAGAATCATTTATAAAGATTTGACAGCTGAGGGGAGGGGATGGCCGGGAGACGTGAGAATAATGTTATTAGACATCTCAAAAATCTCAAAGGAAATAGGTTGGTCACCTAAAATGGGTTCTAGAGAAGTGATTAGGCAAGCCGTAAGAGATTTGTTATATGGATACAGATCAGTCTATTAA
- the lysJ gene encoding [LysW]-aminoadipate semialdehyde/glutamate semialdehyde transaminase: protein MIKLLKFYQDRGVKIVRGEGQYVWDERNNKYLDLHAGHGVAFLGHGNKIVLDYLKKQMEEISTLSLAFDTPIREEMIKELDELKPENLDNLFLLNSGSEAVELALKIARKITKRRKVVAFKNSFHGRSMGALSVTWNKKYREPFEPLIGPVEFLEYNNVDSLKDITEDTAAVIVEPVQGEGGVIPAKKEFMKSLREVTEKVNAILIMDEVQTGFGRTGKIWAHQHFDIKPDIVTAGKAIGGGFPVSAVFLPDWIGEKIEEGDHGSTYGGNPLAAAAVTAACKVAKSEKIAEQAQKKGELFMRILKEKLEDYKILREIRGLGLMIGIDLKVNPSMAIKILQDEKVLSLKAGLTTIRFLPPYIITQSDMEWASDAARKGISETESKRIAS from the coding sequence ATGATAAAGTTATTAAAATTCTATCAAGATAGAGGTGTTAAAATTGTTAGAGGAGAAGGTCAATATGTATGGGATGAAAGGAATAATAAATATTTAGATTTACACGCTGGACATGGAGTAGCGTTTCTTGGTCATGGAAATAAAATTGTTCTAGACTATTTGAAAAAGCAAATGGAGGAAATCTCTACTCTCTCTTTAGCTTTTGATACACCAATACGAGAGGAGATGATAAAAGAACTAGATGAACTGAAACCGGAAAACCTAGATAATTTATTCCTCTTAAATAGTGGATCCGAAGCAGTAGAACTAGCATTAAAAATTGCAAGAAAAATTACGAAAAGAAGAAAAGTTGTTGCATTCAAAAATTCATTCCATGGAAGAAGTATGGGTGCCTTGTCAGTAACTTGGAATAAAAAATATAGGGAACCTTTCGAGCCATTAATTGGCCCAGTAGAATTTTTAGAATATAATAATGTAGATTCCCTAAAGGATATTACGGAAGATACAGCAGCAGTAATAGTAGAACCAGTACAAGGTGAAGGAGGCGTAATACCGGCTAAAAAAGAGTTTATGAAGAGCTTAAGAGAAGTTACGGAAAAGGTTAACGCTATATTAATAATGGATGAAGTGCAAACGGGATTTGGCAGAACCGGTAAAATATGGGCACATCAACACTTTGACATAAAACCAGATATAGTAACAGCAGGGAAAGCAATTGGTGGAGGTTTTCCAGTAAGTGCAGTATTTCTACCAGATTGGATAGGTGAGAAAATAGAGGAAGGTGATCATGGTTCGACCTATGGAGGAAATCCATTAGCTGCTGCCGCAGTTACTGCTGCTTGTAAGGTTGCTAAATCTGAAAAAATTGCAGAACAAGCTCAAAAGAAAGGAGAATTATTTATGAGAATTCTAAAAGAGAAATTGGAAGATTACAAAATACTCAGAGAAATAAGAGGGCTTGGCTTAATGATAGGAATAGACTTAAAGGTTAATCCCTCGATGGCTATAAAAATCTTACAAGACGAAAAGGTATTATCATTAAAAGCAGGGCTTACAACAATAAGATTCTTACCCCCATATATAATAACACAATCAGATATGGAGTGGGCTTCAGATGCAGCAAGAAAAGGAATTAGTGAAACAGAAAGCAAAAGAATTGCTTCTTGA
- the lysM gene encoding HTH-type transcriptional regulator LysM, translating to MGNANVDESDLKILEILKKNARTPYTLIAKDLKVSEAAIRKRIEKLIRQGIIKRFTIEYELENEIRAIVMVQSTPQIPTPEISKKIAKIPGVEVVYETTGDYDILVIVRGTNITSINRTIDEIRSIQGVVGTNSTIILRTWF from the coding sequence ATGGGTAATGCAAATGTTGATGAGAGTGATCTAAAAATATTGGAGATTTTGAAAAAGAATGCAAGGACACCTTATACATTAATAGCCAAGGATCTGAAAGTAAGTGAGGCTGCGATACGAAAGAGAATAGAGAAATTAATACGTCAAGGTATAATTAAGAGATTCACTATAGAATATGAGCTAGAAAATGAGATTAGAGCAATAGTTATGGTTCAATCTACACCGCAAATACCAACACCGGAAATCTCTAAAAAGATAGCAAAAATTCCAGGAGTTGAAGTAGTATATGAGACTACAGGGGATTATGATATTCTAGTAATAGTAAGGGGAACAAATATAACATCAATCAATAGAACAATAGATGAGATTAGAAGTATTCAAGGTGTTGTCGGAACAAATAGTACTATTATCCTTAGAACCTGGTTCTAA
- the argC gene encoding N-acetyl-gamma-glutamyl-phosphate reductase codes for MKDRVRVAVVGGSGYTGGELLRILVTHPKTEISVITSREYAGKPVSLVHPNLRGLLSLNFTNFSIDKISDKADAIFLALPHGVSLNYVPKLLDLGLTIVDLSADFRLKNPELYKIWYNYEHPYPDLLDKAVYGLPELHFEELRNAKLIASPGCNATATILALAPVVASKITDEKKFISDVKVGSSEGGAKPSEGSHHPERQNAIRPYEAEGHRHAAEAEQELSRITKANISVSIVPHAVSSIRGALASAHTWLSNEIEEIEIWKKIAEFYRGKRFIRIVRGNIHPYPDPKFVIGSNFADIGFAVEKRISRLTAFSAIDNLMKGAAGQAVQAFNISMGFNEDDGLKLVPLRPA; via the coding sequence ATGAAAGATAGAGTTAGAGTTGCCGTAGTGGGAGGTTCAGGGTACACGGGTGGAGAGTTACTAAGAATACTAGTTACACATCCGAAGACAGAAATATCAGTCATAACTTCTAGAGAATATGCAGGAAAACCGGTATCATTGGTACATCCGAATTTAAGAGGGCTATTATCGCTTAATTTCACAAATTTCTCAATAGATAAAATCTCAGACAAAGCCGACGCAATTTTTCTTGCTCTACCACATGGAGTATCGCTAAATTACGTACCCAAATTACTGGATTTAGGATTAACGATAGTGGATTTGAGTGCAGATTTTAGACTCAAGAATCCCGAACTTTATAAAATATGGTATAACTATGAACATCCTTACCCAGATCTATTAGACAAAGCGGTATATGGACTACCAGAGTTGCATTTCGAGGAATTAAGAAATGCTAAACTTATAGCTTCCCCAGGATGTAATGCCACAGCAACAATACTAGCACTAGCCCCAGTTGTAGCATCAAAAATAACTGATGAGAAAAAGTTTATCAGTGATGTAAAGGTAGGCAGTAGTGAAGGGGGAGCTAAACCTTCAGAAGGAAGTCATCATCCGGAGAGACAAAATGCAATTAGACCTTATGAAGCCGAGGGACACAGACATGCAGCAGAAGCTGAACAAGAATTGTCCAGAATAACTAAAGCGAATATAAGCGTAAGTATTGTCCCTCATGCTGTGAGCAGCATCAGAGGGGCTTTAGCATCTGCACATACGTGGTTATCTAATGAGATAGAAGAGATTGAAATATGGAAAAAAATAGCCGAATTTTATAGAGGCAAGAGATTCATCAGAATAGTTAGAGGTAATATACACCCATATCCTGATCCAAAATTCGTTATCGGAAGCAACTTCGCTGACATAGGATTTGCTGTAGAAAAAAGAATTTCAAGATTAACAGCATTCTCAGCTATAGATAACTTGATGAAGGGTGCGGCTGGCCAGGCTGTCCAAGCCTTTAATATCTCTATGGGATTTAACGAAGATGATGGATTAAAACTAGTACCCTTGAGGCCTGCCTAA
- a CDS encoding N-acetyl-lysine deacetylase: protein MQQEKELVKQKAKELLLDLLSIYTPSKNETNATKFFEKISNELNLKLEILPDSNSFILGEGEILLASHVDTVPGYIEPKIENEVIYGRGAVDAKGPLISMIIAAWLLNEKGIKVMVSGLADEESTSIGAKELTLKNLNFKHIIVGEPSNGTDIVVEYRGSIQLDIMCESTPEHSSSAKSNLIVDISKKIIEVYKQPENYDKPSIVPTIIRAGESYNVTPAKLYLHFDVRYAINNKRDDLINEIKDKFPECSLKIVDETPPVKVSINNPVVKSLTRALLKQNIKPRLVRKAGTSDMNILQKITTSIATYGPGNSMLEHTNQEKISLDEIYIGVKTYMLAIEELWQKS, encoded by the coding sequence ATGCAGCAAGAAAAGGAATTAGTGAAACAGAAAGCAAAAGAATTGCTTCTTGATCTTTTATCAATATATACACCATCAAAGAATGAAACAAATGCTACAAAATTTTTTGAAAAAATTTCTAATGAATTGAATCTTAAACTTGAAATCCTACCAGACTCAAATTCGTTTATACTCGGAGAAGGAGAAATATTATTAGCATCTCACGTAGATACCGTTCCGGGATATATTGAACCAAAGATAGAAAACGAAGTAATCTATGGAAGAGGTGCAGTGGATGCAAAAGGCCCATTAATAAGTATGATAATAGCTGCATGGTTACTTAATGAGAAAGGAATAAAAGTTATGGTAAGTGGATTAGCAGATGAGGAAAGTACTAGCATAGGAGCTAAAGAACTTACTTTGAAAAATTTAAATTTTAAACATATAATTGTGGGAGAACCGTCAAATGGCACAGATATAGTTGTAGAGTACAGAGGATCAATACAATTAGATATAATGTGCGAAAGTACTCCAGAACACTCTTCATCAGCAAAGAGCAATCTGATCGTAGACATTTCTAAAAAGATAATCGAAGTTTATAAACAGCCTGAAAATTATGATAAGCCATCAATAGTACCAACAATAATTCGCGCAGGAGAGTCCTATAATGTGACGCCTGCTAAATTATACCTACATTTCGATGTAAGATATGCAATAAATAATAAGAGAGACGATTTAATCAATGAGATTAAAGATAAATTCCCAGAATGTAGTCTTAAAATAGTTGACGAAACACCACCGGTGAAAGTTAGTATAAATAATCCAGTAGTAAAGTCCTTAACTAGAGCGTTATTAAAACAAAATATAAAACCGAGGTTAGTAAGAAAAGCAGGAACAAGTGATATGAACATATTACAGAAGATAACAACAAGTATAGCAACCTACGGTCCTGGTAATTCCATGCTAGAACATACTAATCAAGAAAAAATTAGCTTGGATGAAATATATATAGGAGTAAAAACGTATATGTTGGCAATAGAAGAGTTATGGCAAAAGAGCTGA
- a CDS encoding [LysW]-aminoadipate/[LysW]-glutamate kinase, translated as MIVVKIGGRVVKNSLDKVILDIVNINDKVILVHGGGDIVTDYTKRLGIEPVFVTSPEGIRSRYTTKEELEVYIMAMSLINKTITSKLCSLGKNAIGITGVDGGLLLAERKKRIIVIDERGKKRIIEGGYTGKVKEVRSEVINHLMKLFDIIVVSPLALDVEESTPLNIDGDQAAFAISKAVKANVLVLLSDVEGVLVEGKVVNRLTPEEAKELSKKIGPGMNRKLLMAAESVENGVNKVIIGSGVKDRPVSSALELNGTVIANG; from the coding sequence ATGATAGTGGTTAAAATAGGTGGAAGAGTAGTAAAAAACTCGTTAGATAAGGTAATCTTAGATATAGTAAATATAAACGATAAGGTAATTTTAGTGCATGGCGGAGGCGATATTGTAACCGATTATACTAAAAGATTGGGAATTGAACCAGTTTTCGTAACATCACCTGAAGGTATAAGAAGCAGATACACCACAAAAGAAGAATTAGAAGTTTACATTATGGCAATGAGCCTTATAAATAAAACGATAACTTCAAAATTATGCAGCTTAGGTAAAAACGCGATAGGTATTACAGGCGTTGACGGAGGCTTACTGCTTGCGGAAAGAAAGAAAAGAATAATTGTAATTGACGAAAGAGGAAAGAAAAGAATAATTGAGGGTGGTTATACAGGTAAGGTAAAAGAAGTAAGGAGTGAAGTTATTAATCATTTAATGAAATTATTTGACATAATAGTAGTATCACCTTTAGCCCTAGACGTTGAAGAGAGCACACCACTAAACATTGATGGAGATCAAGCAGCATTTGCAATAAGTAAAGCTGTTAAAGCAAACGTGTTAGTGCTTCTTTCAGATGTGGAAGGAGTATTAGTGGAAGGAAAAGTAGTTAATAGACTTACTCCGGAAGAGGCAAAAGAGCTTTCGAAAAAAATAGGTCCTGGAATGAATAGAAAGTTATTAATGGCTGCTGAAAGTGTTGAAAATGGTGTAAATAAAGTAATAATAGGGTCTGGAGTTAAAGATAGACCAGTTAGTAGTGCTTTAGAACTCAATGGGACGGTGATAGCGAATGGGTAA
- the lysX gene encoding lysine biosynthesis protein LysX, translated as MKIGILYDMPRWEEKNLIEEGKKLGYQVTTIYSKDFVLFSNEFNIENDASLFIQRNVSHNRALITSFLVEQLGYPVINDHMTLIRCENKIFTTYILAKHNIPTPKTFIAFDKTNAMEYSKKLGYPVVIKPVEGSWGRMVAKADNLDVLYSYLEYQEFSTQKYKDIYYIQEFVNKPNRDIRIFVIGDETPVGIYRVNENNWRTNTALGAKAYPLKIDEELKELALKVKDIIGGFFLGIDIFEDKDRGYLVDEVNGVPEYKNTVRVNNFNISKFLLEKAVEWVKK; from the coding sequence GTGAAAATAGGAATTCTATATGATATGCCTAGATGGGAGGAAAAAAACCTAATTGAAGAGGGAAAAAAATTAGGTTATCAAGTTACTACCATATATAGCAAAGATTTTGTTCTTTTTTCAAATGAGTTTAATATAGAGAATGATGCAAGTCTTTTTATCCAAAGAAACGTATCACATAACAGAGCCCTTATTACATCGTTTCTAGTAGAGCAGCTTGGCTATCCCGTAATAAATGACCATATGACTCTAATTAGATGTGAAAACAAAATTTTTACAACCTATATTTTAGCTAAACATAATATACCTACTCCTAAAACTTTCATAGCATTCGATAAAACTAACGCAATGGAGTATTCAAAAAAACTAGGATATCCAGTAGTTATAAAACCGGTTGAAGGAAGCTGGGGGAGAATGGTAGCTAAAGCTGATAATCTAGACGTACTATATAGTTATTTAGAGTACCAAGAATTTAGTACACAAAAATACAAAGATATATATTACATACAAGAATTTGTTAACAAGCCAAATAGGGATATAAGAATATTCGTGATAGGAGACGAAACTCCGGTTGGAATTTACAGAGTTAATGAAAATAATTGGAGAACTAATACTGCATTAGGTGCAAAAGCATATCCTCTTAAAATAGATGAGGAACTTAAAGAGCTGGCATTGAAAGTAAAGGACATAATAGGGGGTTTCTTTTTAGGAATAGATATATTTGAGGATAAGGATAGGGGATATCTCGTAGATGAAGTTAATGGAGTACCAGAATATAAAAATACTGTAAGAGTAAATAATTTTAATATATCAAAATTCCTTTTGGAAAAAGCAGTGGAGTGGGTGAAAAAATGA
- the lysW/argW gene encoding alpha-aminoadipate/glutamate carrier protein LysW, producing MVNLKCPICGGELTVEDDALPGELVEHECGAQLEVVKQNGKLSLRLAEQIGEDWGE from the coding sequence ATGGTAAATCTAAAATGCCCTATTTGTGGTGGAGAATTAACCGTAGAAGACGATGCGTTACCAGGAGAACTTGTTGAACACGAATGCGGAGCTCAATTAGAAGTTGTAAAACAAAACGGAAAATTATCACTCAGATTAGCAGAGCAGATAGGTGAGGATTGGGGAGAGTGA
- the cedB gene encoding DNA import protein CedB, which produces MDVKDFNSRIIGLLIISILITIMFLYKFIYLIPLIFITVLIFQGNKKIFSYISRHTRQIQTYNIEDGVFYSEKKASAVLIIDDIQMDYKDFTNSNLKSYISSFYKILDIAKDINIVLKKESFDKNAYVESLSQKMQALRIMIDSDPSNEKAKRKLELMETIISRIESGENPFKYEMYIIVNSKDKNSALATASMIRQGLEGLGIKTRIATLNEIQELLKDFFRSKLNLNKIVLPTQIPYLTPISIEKKPSNGIIIDGILLGKDPNNNSLVFWNIAKSQNTHLLIVGPTGSGKTEFLIWLSTLLSVIYGGTIILFDIKGDIKHRLSKYKVPFQLINPLFYRLGLLDEYEIPIKIKLLQIEKILLNSFRLSKFSSSILYTYLNRLIDTSYLKYRIKWKDLEKYLNELNDFQLKYYLSKLINILSSMEDSELPPLLNGISENEINVIDLTLIKSEEIKRLIIYSVLQEVYNKFSLEKIYDIPRVFLVLDEAWTILKNESEDYPIVVDLVKRGRGHGISIIMATQNLEDLGDLANIYLDNIGVVVFMNNGDKKFWEEVRRFVNVDDDTLSNNLMFMGRGEALVRFLGDPRPIVIRLGNLASSSL; this is translated from the coding sequence ATGGACGTAAAAGACTTCAACTCAAGAATCATTGGATTATTAATAATATCAATACTTATAACAATTATGTTTTTATATAAATTTATATACTTAATACCACTTATTTTTATAACAGTACTTATATTTCAGGGTAATAAGAAGATTTTTAGTTATATATCAAGACATACAAGACAAATCCAAACGTATAATATCGAAGATGGAGTATTCTATAGTGAAAAGAAAGCTAGTGCAGTTTTAATAATAGATGATATACAAATGGATTACAAAGATTTTACAAACTCGAATCTGAAATCATACATATCATCATTCTATAAAATTTTGGACATAGCAAAGGATATCAACATAGTATTAAAGAAAGAGAGCTTCGATAAAAACGCATACGTAGAATCACTTTCACAGAAAATGCAAGCACTCCGGATAATGATCGATAGTGATCCTTCAAATGAGAAAGCTAAAAGAAAGCTCGAACTAATGGAAACTATAATATCAAGAATCGAATCTGGTGAGAATCCATTTAAATATGAAATGTACATAATTGTTAACTCTAAAGATAAAAACTCAGCGCTAGCTACCGCATCCATGATTAGGCAAGGATTAGAAGGTCTTGGTATAAAAACCAGAATAGCTACACTAAATGAAATACAGGAATTATTAAAAGATTTTTTTCGTTCAAAATTAAATCTTAACAAAATTGTATTACCTACCCAAATTCCATATTTAACACCAATTTCTATAGAGAAAAAGCCTAGTAATGGTATTATAATTGACGGAATATTGTTAGGAAAGGATCCTAATAATAATAGCCTAGTATTTTGGAATATAGCCAAAAGTCAGAACACTCATCTATTAATTGTTGGGCCTACTGGTTCAGGTAAAACCGAGTTTTTAATCTGGCTATCCACGCTGCTAAGTGTGATCTATGGAGGTACAATAATCCTATTTGATATAAAGGGTGATATAAAACATAGACTTTCTAAATATAAAGTGCCATTTCAATTGATAAATCCGTTATTTTATAGACTAGGACTTCTTGATGAATATGAAATTCCTATAAAGATTAAGTTGCTTCAGATAGAGAAAATACTTCTCAATTCATTCAGATTAAGCAAGTTTAGCTCATCTATTTTATACACTTATCTAAATAGACTAATAGACACTAGCTACTTAAAATATAGAATTAAATGGAAAGATTTGGAAAAATATTTAAACGAACTAAACGATTTTCAGTTAAAGTATTATCTCAGCAAGTTAATAAACATATTATCCTCAATGGAGGATTCGGAATTGCCACCTTTGCTAAATGGAATTAGTGAAAATGAGATAAATGTAATAGATCTCACTCTGATTAAAAGTGAAGAAATAAAAAGACTTATAATATATTCCGTTCTGCAAGAGGTGTATAATAAATTTTCATTAGAAAAAATATATGATATACCCAGGGTATTCTTAGTATTGGATGAAGCATGGACTATTTTAAAAAATGAATCCGAAGATTATCCCATTGTAGTAGATCTAGTAAAAAGAGGAAGAGGGCATGGAATTTCCATCATTATGGCAACGCAAAACTTAGAAGATCTAGGTGACCTAGCTAATATATATCTAGATAATATAGGAGTAGTAGTATTTATGAATAATGGAGATAAAAAATTCTGGGAGGAGGTAAGGAGGTTTGTTAATGTTGATGACGATACATTATCTAACAATTTAATGTTCATGGGCAGAGGAGAAGCTCTCGTGAGATTTTTAGGAGATCCTAGGCCAATAGTTATAAGATTAGGCAACTTAGCCAGTAGCTCGCTCTAA
- the uppS gene encoding polyprenyl diphosphate synthase: MAKELTRNFLFKPIYKLYEILLWNQIRNGPLPDHVGIIPDGNRRWARNNKLSLNDAYFYGYKKLKEVLIWLLELGVKNITVFALSTENCEKRKQSELSIVTTYIKRGLQELLEDPIVDRYEVKVSAIGKLDKLPKDLTDYLNKVIEKTSNYDKRKLTLAICYGGRQEILDAVVRLLDDYRNGKINKNEINEETFRKYFYDSELHDIDLVIRTSGEVRISNFLLWHVAYSELFFCEAYWPEFRKIDLWRAIRSFQKRKRNFGA, translated from the coding sequence ATGGCAAAAGAGCTGACTAGAAACTTTCTCTTTAAACCTATTTACAAACTGTATGAGATCTTATTATGGAATCAGATTCGTAATGGTCCATTACCAGATCACGTGGGTATTATACCAGATGGGAATAGAAGATGGGCTAGAAATAATAAACTTTCCCTTAATGACGCCTATTTCTATGGTTATAAAAAATTGAAGGAGGTCTTAATATGGTTATTGGAACTTGGTGTAAAAAATATAACAGTTTTTGCACTCTCTACGGAAAATTGTGAAAAGAGAAAACAGAGTGAGCTATCAATAGTAACAACATATATTAAAAGAGGTCTACAAGAATTATTAGAAGATCCCATCGTAGACAGATATGAGGTTAAAGTAAGCGCAATTGGAAAACTAGATAAGTTACCTAAGGATCTTACTGATTATCTTAATAAAGTAATAGAGAAAACCTCTAACTACGATAAGAGAAAACTTACGTTAGCTATTTGTTATGGGGGAAGACAAGAAATACTAGATGCGGTCGTTAGGCTTCTAGATGATTATAGAAATGGAAAAATTAATAAAAACGAGATAAATGAGGAAACATTCAGAAAATACTTTTATGATAGTGAGTTGCATGATATTGACCTAGTAATCAGAACTTCGGGTGAAGTGAGAATTAGTAACTTTTTACTTTGGCATGTAGCATACTCTGAATTGTTCTTCTGTGAAGCTTACTGGCCAGAATTCAGAAAAATAGACCTATGGAGAGCAATAAGGTCATTTCAAAAAAGAAAACGCAACTTTGGAGCCTAA
- a CDS encoding 30S ribosomal protein S8e — protein sequence MGFYQGPDNRKITGGLKGKHRDKRKYEIGNPPTLTTLSAEDIRIKDRTLGGNFKVRLKYTTTANVLDPATNTAKRVKILEVLETPANKELARRGIIIRGAKIRTEAGLAVVTSRPGQDGVINAVLLKNESQGS from the coding sequence ATGGGATTTTACCAAGGCCCAGATAATAGGAAAATTACTGGTGGTTTAAAAGGAAAACACAGAGATAAGAGAAAATATGAAATTGGAAATCCACCTACGCTTACAACACTATCTGCAGAAGATATAAGGATAAAAGATAGGACGCTCGGTGGGAACTTTAAAGTTAGATTAAAGTATACTACAACTGCTAATGTCTTAGACCCAGCAACAAATACTGCAAAAAGAGTCAAGATTCTTGAAGTCTTAGAAACACCAGCGAACAAAGAACTAGCGAGAAGAGGAATAATAATAAGAGGAGCTAAAATTAGGACAGAGGCAGGGTTAGCTGTAGTCACGTCGAGACCAGGGCAAGACGGAGTAATCAATGCGGTGCTCTTAAAGAATGAGTCTCAGGGATCTTAA
- a CDS encoding signal recognition particle subunit SRP19/SEC65 family protein, with translation MSLRDLKEENRIVIWPSYFFSPTRSKGRRLAKIPYKIKTEELVSTLKQLGLDPVIIENKKYPRDRKINFLIAVKKIKSKNYTLKIIYDALTRTRQASSNKEN, from the coding sequence ATGAGTCTCAGGGATCTTAAAGAAGAAAATAGAATAGTTATTTGGCCTTCATATTTTTTCTCGCCAACTAGATCTAAAGGAAGACGGCTGGCCAAGATACCATATAAAATAAAAACCGAAGAATTAGTCTCAACACTAAAACAACTTGGTCTAGATCCAGTAATTATAGAAAATAAAAAATACCCTAGAGATAGAAAGATTAATTTTTTAATAGCAGTGAAGAAAATTAAGAGCAAAAATTATACGTTAAAAATAATATACGACGCACTTACGAGGACAAGACAAGCTAGCTCTAATAAGGAGAATTAA